The following are encoded in a window of Arthrobacter sp. OAP107 genomic DNA:
- a CDS encoding GAF domain-containing protein — translation MNTPAEPAAPQPNEVLPADYRQKLQIAELRADTLSELTQLMMEGPDPLALAQRAVDLVARATNSAGVFVYLWDEQEQVLVMRAGTAGVQSQQVGRVTLRLGEGVTGWVGLTRQSVVLNKNIQQDPRFVSISELQEEDFNSMLVVPIVAPTGTLLGVFSLWSYVEETFTWESKLIADEVGMLLASGLLQAETVDDLRRQSAAAHFLVDFPINSATSVLQCAQVAAQSILKHMSSDGCVIEYFGRGPATSPPTAIAMDKGERSGTVVRTTHSRTATSEFIESNFAGHERISVSFGLTSTRGIVTCYRPRRYSARELDRLSAICSQLAALFEAVELESVGSSHASRLLRSVGTSTFARILEESGWSKGRTLPVLVRVKRLKFDSDAVSRRIAPYLQELAGPRSLVFTEGPLSLLFIDTPSGTGEEIKAKLETTLSELDEHRGVSAFAGLGPVARDVASLQPALSDAETALAWTELVARTSGRRVTSFSEIEHLQDVPLVGEGMSAEIKDVLAELRSLMRYDAENGTQLAETVAMLLSNKGSIADTVSKLHIHRNTLRQRLQRVEQLIGHSFEESGDWLPTGIAARLAVREGQRAVLQ, via the coding sequence ATGAATACCCCTGCTGAGCCCGCGGCGCCGCAACCGAACGAGGTCCTGCCGGCTGACTATCGCCAAAAACTCCAAATAGCAGAGCTCCGGGCAGATACCCTGTCTGAGCTCACGCAGCTCATGATGGAAGGACCCGATCCGCTCGCGCTTGCTCAAAGGGCAGTGGACCTGGTTGCCAGGGCAACAAACTCAGCAGGGGTTTTCGTCTACCTGTGGGATGAACAGGAACAAGTTCTTGTTATGCGTGCAGGTACCGCTGGAGTGCAGAGCCAGCAAGTTGGAAGGGTCACCCTTCGCCTCGGCGAGGGGGTAACCGGCTGGGTGGGGCTTACCCGGCAGTCAGTTGTCCTTAACAAAAACATTCAGCAGGATCCGCGGTTCGTCAGCATCAGCGAACTGCAGGAAGAAGATTTCAACTCGATGCTGGTAGTCCCGATCGTGGCTCCGACCGGGACGCTCCTGGGTGTATTCAGCCTCTGGTCGTATGTCGAGGAAACCTTCACGTGGGAGTCAAAGCTGATTGCCGACGAGGTGGGCATGCTGCTTGCCAGCGGCCTGCTGCAGGCTGAGACTGTTGATGACTTGCGGCGTCAGTCTGCAGCAGCACATTTCCTTGTAGATTTCCCGATCAACTCCGCCACTTCGGTTCTGCAATGCGCTCAAGTGGCCGCCCAGTCGATCCTCAAGCACATGAGCTCCGACGGTTGCGTCATCGAATATTTCGGTCGTGGTCCAGCCACATCCCCGCCCACTGCCATCGCAATGGACAAGGGCGAGCGAAGCGGAACAGTGGTTCGAACCACTCACTCACGAACAGCAACCTCCGAATTTATCGAATCCAACTTCGCCGGACATGAGCGGATATCTGTTTCCTTCGGCCTGACGAGCACCCGGGGCATCGTCACCTGCTACCGTCCACGCCGCTATTCCGCCAGGGAACTTGACCGACTCAGCGCCATTTGCTCCCAACTGGCCGCCCTGTTTGAAGCAGTAGAACTGGAATCGGTAGGTTCCTCCCATGCTTCACGCCTGCTTCGAAGCGTCGGCACGAGCACATTCGCCCGCATTCTGGAGGAGTCAGGCTGGTCAAAGGGCCGCACACTGCCTGTCCTGGTACGGGTGAAACGGCTGAAATTCGACTCGGATGCGGTGTCCAGGCGCATTGCCCCCTACCTGCAGGAACTGGCCGGCCCACGGTCCCTCGTCTTCACGGAGGGACCCCTCAGCCTGCTCTTTATTGATACCCCCTCCGGTACGGGAGAGGAGATCAAGGCGAAGCTGGAGACAACTCTTTCTGAGCTCGACGAACACCGCGGCGTCTCAGCCTTCGCCGGCCTCGGTCCGGTGGCCCGCGATGTCGCTTCCCTGCAGCCTGCGCTTTCCGACGCCGAGACCGCACTGGCATGGACAGAACTGGTTGCCAGGACGTCCGGGAGACGGGTCACCTCTTTCAGCGAAATAGAACATCTGCAGGACGTGCCGCTCGTAGGGGAAGGGATGTCTGCGGAGATCAAGGACGTGCTCGCTGAACTCAGGTCCCTCATGCGCTACGACGCAGAAAATGGAACCCAGTTGGCCGAAACAGTTGCCATGCTGCTATCCAACAAGGGATCCATTGCGGACACGGTCTCCAAGTTGCACATCCACCGCAACACGCTCCGGCAACGCCTCCAGCGCGTAGAGCAGCTCATCGGTCATTCCTTCGAAGAATCCGGAGACTGGCTACCCACAGGCATTGCCGCACGGTTGGCGGTGCGGGAAGGCCAGCGCGCGGTTCTTCAGTGA
- a CDS encoding type 1 glutamine amidotransferase, whose translation MTYQPDLSRGAGTLQALVIQPDPYCPIDRLGLWLHDEGITTRIVQPFNDDVIPEILREDALVVLGGDMSSLDDHVYHWLAHIRSLMAAAASHRKPTLGICLGAQLMAQTFGGTVTRGDQGLEAGVVEVALRSEAAGDPLMAGLPGPFCAGAMHGDMIDHLPPSAVWLGMTAQYPHQAFRVGEMSWGVQFHPELSPAVYRQWLSLVDENDAVAMERAGHGMQAFENQDQIVREHTEAMARRFAHLVRTTATVASQ comes from the coding sequence ATGACCTACCAGCCAGATCTTTCCCGAGGCGCCGGCACTTTGCAGGCCCTCGTCATACAGCCGGATCCCTATTGCCCGATCGACCGTCTCGGCCTGTGGCTGCACGATGAGGGTATAACCACCAGAATTGTCCAGCCATTTAATGACGACGTGATCCCGGAAATACTTCGGGAGGACGCCCTGGTGGTCCTGGGCGGTGACATGAGCTCGCTGGACGACCATGTCTATCACTGGCTTGCCCACATCCGCAGCCTTATGGCAGCTGCTGCCAGCCACAGGAAGCCCACACTTGGGATATGCCTCGGAGCTCAGCTGATGGCACAGACTTTCGGCGGTACGGTGACCAGGGGCGACCAGGGCCTCGAGGCGGGAGTCGTAGAGGTAGCATTACGGTCCGAGGCGGCCGGGGATCCCCTGATGGCCGGGTTACCGGGCCCTTTCTGCGCCGGGGCCATGCATGGGGACATGATCGACCACCTGCCACCTTCGGCGGTCTGGCTCGGGATGACCGCCCAGTATCCGCATCAGGCTTTCCGGGTAGGCGAAATGTCGTGGGGAGTTCAGTTTCACCCTGAGCTGTCGCCGGCGGTCTACCGCCAGTGGCTATCCCTGGTCGACGAGAATGACGCGGTTGCCATGGAGCGGGCAGGGCATGGTATGCAGGCGTTCGAGAATCAAGACCAGATTGTGAGGGAGCATACTGAGGCAATGGCACGACGCTTCGCCCACCTGGTCCGAACGACCGCAACAGTGGCTTCCCAGTAG